A window of the Rhineura floridana isolate rRhiFlo1 chromosome 13, rRhiFlo1.hap2, whole genome shotgun sequence genome harbors these coding sequences:
- the LOC133368981 gene encoding uromodulin-like isoform X3, giving the protein MERPEINEMMVKLQCEEEFMSMLVRKEVFEMLRIPLASLHLNGRACQVSEQLVDGMNYFGARLTGENHTTCGSEIKVNGSHVSYANVIESEGEDQGVITRSILTRVHFSCVYTYKRVVSMLYPLKAVDKIVQFAVKEGDFKVTMALYESATYEHAHHASPLSLPITDILYVLLQIEGQDQVKYFFLSVEDCWGTPSSNPHDSTKHFLTMKGCPHDKTLTFLNAIGTSTVAKFSFQMFQFRNFSQVFLHCQVRLCVPENQEPCAKQCPSKQKSKRELVDEYRKIISYGPIQFVASSYLEAWNTKDQLSLWRLQLWIPGAVVSAGIAIAFILIAVAKAMKK; this is encoded by the exons ATGGAGAGACCTGAAATTAACG AAATGATGGTGAAGCTGCAATGCGAGGAGGAGTTCATGAGCATGCTGGTGAGAAAGGAAGTGTTTGAGATGCTGAGGATCCCCTTGGCGTCGCTCCACCTGAATGGTCGTGCCTGCCAGGTCTCCGAGCAACTCGTCGATGGGATGAATTACTTTGGTGCAAGGCTGACTGGGGAGAACCATACAACCTGTGGCTCTGAGATTAAG GTCAATGGTTCTCATGTGTCTTACGCCAATGTGATTGAGTCTGAAGGCGAGGACCAGGGTGTGATCACCCGGAGCATCCTTACCCGGGTGCACTTCTCCTGCGTCTATACCTACAAGCGTGTGGTCAGCATGCTGTACCCTCTCAAGGCTGTGGACAA GATTGTGCAGTTTGCAGTCAAGGAAGGGGACTTCAAGGTGACCATGGCACTGTACGAGAGTGCCACCTATGAGCATGCCCACCATGCTTCACCACTGTCGCTCCCCATCACAGACATCCTCTATGTCCTCCTGCAAATAGAAGGGCAAGATCAGGTGAAGTACTTCTTCCTGAGTGTGGAGGACTGCTGGGGGACTCCGTCAAGCAACCCACACGACAGCACAAAGCACTTCCTGACCATGAAGGG GTGTCCCCATGACAAGACACTGACTTTCCTAAATGCCATTGGAACCAGCACTGTGGCAAAGTTTAGCTTCCAGATGTTCCAGTTCAGAAACTTCTCTCAGGTGTTTCTGCACTGCCAAGTACGCCTCTGTGTACCAGAGAACCAGGAGCCCTGTGCCAAG CAGTGCCCCAGCAAGCAAAAAAGCAAGAGGGAGCTGGTTGATGAGTACAGGAAGATAATCTCCTATGGTCCTATTCAGTTCGTGGCCTCATCATACCTGGAAGCATGGAATACTAAAGACCAACTCTCCCTTTGGA GACTGCAGCTGTGGATCCCTGGTGCCGTGGTTTCAGCAGGCATTGCTATAGCCTTTATCTTGATTGCTGTTGCAAAAGCCATGAAGAAATGA
- the LOC133368981 gene encoding uromodulin-like isoform X2, with product MMSFLLVPALLLPAVESDHSHIARGEAALHPRRGLGPCFPNPCSHQGNCTVVENTASCTCKPGFTGPHCKEMMVKLQCEEEFMSMLVRKEVFEMLRIPLASLHLNGRACQVSEQLVDGMNYFGARLTGENHTTCGSEIKVNGSHVSYANVIESEGEDQGVITRSILTRVHFSCVYTYKRVVSMLYPLKAVDKIVQFAVKEGDFKVTMALYESATYEHAHHASPLSLPITDILYVLLQIEGQDQVKYFFLSVEDCWGTPSSNPHDSTKHFLTMKGCPHDKTLTFLNAIGTSTVAKFSFQMFQFRNFSQVFLHCQVRLCVPENQEPCAKQCPSKQKSKRELVDEYRKIISYGPIQFVASSYLEAWNTKDQLSLWRLQLWIPGAVVSAGIAIAFILIAVAKAMKK from the exons ATGATGAGCTTCCTTTTGGTTCCGGCCCTCCTGCTACCTGCTGTTGAGAGTGATCACA GTCATATCGCAAGAGGAGAAGCTGCCCTGCATCCTCGGAGAGGTCTGGGGCCTTGCTTTCCAAACCCATGTTCTCACCAGGGAAATTGCACTGTAGTTGAAAACACTGCAAGTTGCACCTGTAAGCCAGGCTTCACTGGCCCACACTGTAAAG AAATGATGGTGAAGCTGCAATGCGAGGAGGAGTTCATGAGCATGCTGGTGAGAAAGGAAGTGTTTGAGATGCTGAGGATCCCCTTGGCGTCGCTCCACCTGAATGGTCGTGCCTGCCAGGTCTCCGAGCAACTCGTCGATGGGATGAATTACTTTGGTGCAAGGCTGACTGGGGAGAACCATACAACCTGTGGCTCTGAGATTAAG GTCAATGGTTCTCATGTGTCTTACGCCAATGTGATTGAGTCTGAAGGCGAGGACCAGGGTGTGATCACCCGGAGCATCCTTACCCGGGTGCACTTCTCCTGCGTCTATACCTACAAGCGTGTGGTCAGCATGCTGTACCCTCTCAAGGCTGTGGACAA GATTGTGCAGTTTGCAGTCAAGGAAGGGGACTTCAAGGTGACCATGGCACTGTACGAGAGTGCCACCTATGAGCATGCCCACCATGCTTCACCACTGTCGCTCCCCATCACAGACATCCTCTATGTCCTCCTGCAAATAGAAGGGCAAGATCAGGTGAAGTACTTCTTCCTGAGTGTGGAGGACTGCTGGGGGACTCCGTCAAGCAACCCACACGACAGCACAAAGCACTTCCTGACCATGAAGGG GTGTCCCCATGACAAGACACTGACTTTCCTAAATGCCATTGGAACCAGCACTGTGGCAAAGTTTAGCTTCCAGATGTTCCAGTTCAGAAACTTCTCTCAGGTGTTTCTGCACTGCCAAGTACGCCTCTGTGTACCAGAGAACCAGGAGCCCTGTGCCAAG CAGTGCCCCAGCAAGCAAAAAAGCAAGAGGGAGCTGGTTGATGAGTACAGGAAGATAATCTCCTATGGTCCTATTCAGTTCGTGGCCTCATCATACCTGGAAGCATGGAATACTAAAGACCAACTCTCCCTTTGGA GACTGCAGCTGTGGATCCCTGGTGCCGTGGTTTCAGCAGGCATTGCTATAGCCTTTATCTTGATTGCTGTTGCAAAAGCCATGAAGAAATGA
- the LOC133368981 gene encoding uromodulin-like isoform X1, which translates to MAKGELQGCNKLVMKVIMMSFLLVPALLLPAVESDHSHIARGEAALHPRRGLGPCFPNPCSHQGNCTVVENTASCTCKPGFTGPHCKEMMVKLQCEEEFMSMLVRKEVFEMLRIPLASLHLNGRACQVSEQLVDGMNYFGARLTGENHTTCGSEIKVNGSHVSYANVIESEGEDQGVITRSILTRVHFSCVYTYKRVVSMLYPLKAVDKIVQFAVKEGDFKVTMALYESATYEHAHHASPLSLPITDILYVLLQIEGQDQVKYFFLSVEDCWGTPSSNPHDSTKHFLTMKGCPHDKTLTFLNAIGTSTVAKFSFQMFQFRNFSQVFLHCQVRLCVPENQEPCAKQCPSKQKSKRELVDEYRKIISYGPIQFVASSYLEAWNTKDQLSLWRLQLWIPGAVVSAGIAIAFILIAVAKAMKK; encoded by the exons ATGGCGAAGGGGGAACTACAAGGCTGCAACAAGCTGGTTATG aaagtgaTCATGATGAGCTTCCTTTTGGTTCCGGCCCTCCTGCTACCTGCTGTTGAGAGTGATCACA GTCATATCGCAAGAGGAGAAGCTGCCCTGCATCCTCGGAGAGGTCTGGGGCCTTGCTTTCCAAACCCATGTTCTCACCAGGGAAATTGCACTGTAGTTGAAAACACTGCAAGTTGCACCTGTAAGCCAGGCTTCACTGGCCCACACTGTAAAG AAATGATGGTGAAGCTGCAATGCGAGGAGGAGTTCATGAGCATGCTGGTGAGAAAGGAAGTGTTTGAGATGCTGAGGATCCCCTTGGCGTCGCTCCACCTGAATGGTCGTGCCTGCCAGGTCTCCGAGCAACTCGTCGATGGGATGAATTACTTTGGTGCAAGGCTGACTGGGGAGAACCATACAACCTGTGGCTCTGAGATTAAG GTCAATGGTTCTCATGTGTCTTACGCCAATGTGATTGAGTCTGAAGGCGAGGACCAGGGTGTGATCACCCGGAGCATCCTTACCCGGGTGCACTTCTCCTGCGTCTATACCTACAAGCGTGTGGTCAGCATGCTGTACCCTCTCAAGGCTGTGGACAA GATTGTGCAGTTTGCAGTCAAGGAAGGGGACTTCAAGGTGACCATGGCACTGTACGAGAGTGCCACCTATGAGCATGCCCACCATGCTTCACCACTGTCGCTCCCCATCACAGACATCCTCTATGTCCTCCTGCAAATAGAAGGGCAAGATCAGGTGAAGTACTTCTTCCTGAGTGTGGAGGACTGCTGGGGGACTCCGTCAAGCAACCCACACGACAGCACAAAGCACTTCCTGACCATGAAGGG GTGTCCCCATGACAAGACACTGACTTTCCTAAATGCCATTGGAACCAGCACTGTGGCAAAGTTTAGCTTCCAGATGTTCCAGTTCAGAAACTTCTCTCAGGTGTTTCTGCACTGCCAAGTACGCCTCTGTGTACCAGAGAACCAGGAGCCCTGTGCCAAG CAGTGCCCCAGCAAGCAAAAAAGCAAGAGGGAGCTGGTTGATGAGTACAGGAAGATAATCTCCTATGGTCCTATTCAGTTCGTGGCCTCATCATACCTGGAAGCATGGAATACTAAAGACCAACTCTCCCTTTGGA GACTGCAGCTGTGGATCCCTGGTGCCGTGGTTTCAGCAGGCATTGCTATAGCCTTTATCTTGATTGCTGTTGCAAAAGCCATGAAGAAATGA